From a single Gimesia fumaroli genomic region:
- a CDS encoding NADH:ubiquinone reductase (Na(+)-transporting) subunit B, with protein sequence MKPLRNLLDKLHPMFDKGGKFEKLYPLYEAQDTFLYTPGEVTHEASHVRDSIDLKRMMSMVIVALLPCVFMALYNTGYQANAAMSTLGVESVPGWRGSVMASLGVAPDANSMLSNLVHGGLYFFPVYIVCMAVGGMWEALFCIIRRHEINEGFLVTGMLFPLTLPPTIPLWQVALGISFGVVVGKEIFGGTGKNFLNPALTARAFLYFAYPAQIVGDTVWTAVDGFSGATSLGQLATANPEVGMKAITNPIADGGLGISWMQAYMGQIQGSMGETSTFACLLGAVFLIFAGIGSWRVMAGVLAGSMGFSMFLWLAGSSTNAMFSMPPQWHLVVGGLAFGLVFMATDPVSAAMTDTGRWIYGILIGGMTILIRVINPAYPEGIMLAILFGNVFAPLIDYYVVQANIKRRLARNVA encoded by the coding sequence ATGAAGCCGTTACGAAATCTTCTTGATAAGTTACACCCCATGTTTGATAAAGGGGGGAAGTTCGAGAAGCTTTACCCGCTCTATGAAGCACAAGATACGTTTCTCTATACTCCGGGTGAAGTGACACACGAAGCGTCTCATGTGCGTGATTCCATCGATTTAAAACGCATGATGAGTATGGTGATTGTCGCCCTGCTTCCATGTGTCTTCATGGCACTCTACAACACCGGCTATCAGGCCAATGCGGCTATGAGCACGCTGGGCGTTGAATCGGTGCCAGGCTGGCGTGGTTCTGTGATGGCATCTTTGGGTGTCGCCCCTGATGCCAACAGTATGCTTTCCAATCTAGTGCACGGCGGCCTTTATTTCTTCCCGGTTTATATTGTGTGTATGGCCGTTGGGGGGATGTGGGAAGCTCTGTTTTGTATCATTCGTCGGCATGAAATTAACGAAGGCTTTCTGGTCACCGGGATGCTGTTTCCTTTAACATTGCCTCCTACGATTCCACTCTGGCAGGTTGCTTTAGGAATCAGTTTTGGTGTCGTCGTCGGAAAAGAAATATTCGGGGGAACCGGAAAGAACTTCCTAAACCCCGCTTTGACTGCACGTGCTTTTCTCTATTTTGCTTACCCCGCTCAAATCGTGGGAGACACTGTCTGGACTGCCGTTGATGGCTTCAGCGGTGCGACTTCGCTTGGTCAATTGGCGACCGCTAATCCGGAAGTCGGCATGAAAGCAATTACCAACCCGATCGCCGATGGTGGTCTGGGGATTTCCTGGATGCAGGCATACATGGGACAGATTCAAGGTTCCATGGGAGAAACATCCACCTTTGCCTGTCTGCTGGGCGCAGTCTTTCTGATTTTTGCCGGCATCGGTTCCTGGCGAGTGATGGCTGGCGTGCTCGCTGGTTCCATGGGCTTCTCGATGTTTCTGTGGTTGGCTGGCAGCAGTACTAACGCCATGTTCTCCATGCCACCGCAATGGCATCTGGTTGTGGGGGGACTGGCCTTCGGTCTGGTCTTCATGGCGACCGATCCGGTTTCTGCGGCAATGACTGATACAGGACGATGGATTTACGGGATTTTGATTGGTGGAATGACGATCCTGATTCGGGTCATCAATCCGGCGTATCCAGAGGGAATTATGTTGGCCATTCTATTCGGGAATGTCTTCGCGCCTCTGATTGACTACTACGTTGTTCAAGCAAACATTAAAAGAAGGTTGGCGCGAAATGTCGCGTGA
- a CDS encoding NADH:ubiquinone reductase (Na(+)-transporting) subunit D, with the protein MNSRQKEVLTGPILNNNPIALQILGICSALAVTTKMETALVMSIAVTLVTACSNAAVASIRLQIPSSIRIIVQMTIIASLVILVDQFLKAFAFGISKQLSVFVGLIITNCIVMGRAEGFAMKNEPGISFLDGIGNGLGYSAILMLVAFFRELFGSGSLFGVQLLKLSRDGGWYEANGLMLLPPSAFFIIGFAIWALRSWKTDQLEDA; encoded by the coding sequence ATGAATTCAAGACAAAAAGAGGTCCTGACCGGGCCGATTTTGAATAACAATCCGATTGCTCTGCAGATTCTTGGGATTTGCTCGGCACTGGCGGTGACCACCAAGATGGAAACCGCACTTGTGATGAGTATCGCGGTGACACTGGTGACCGCTTGCTCGAATGCCGCGGTTGCTTCGATTCGACTACAGATTCCCAGCAGTATCCGCATCATCGTGCAAATGACGATTATTGCCTCACTGGTGATTCTGGTCGATCAGTTTCTGAAAGCATTTGCCTTCGGAATCAGTAAACAGCTTTCCGTATTTGTGGGGCTGATCATCACAAACTGTATTGTGATGGGACGGGCGGAAGGCTTCGCCATGAAAAACGAACCGGGAATCAGTTTCCTTGACGGGATTGGGAACGGACTGGGGTATAGTGCGATTCTGATGCTGGTCGCGTTCTTCCGCGAATTATTCGGATCAGGAAGTCTGTTTGGCGTACAACTCTTGAAGCTAAGTCGTGATGGTGGTTGGTATGAAGCAAACGGCTTAATGCTATTGCCGCCCAGCGCATTTTTTATCATCGGATTTGCCATCTGGGCATTGAGATCGTGGAAGACCGATCAACTGGAGGATGCATAA
- the nqrE gene encoding NADH:ubiquinone reductase (Na(+)-transporting) subunit E, with protein MFEHYLSLFIKCLFVENLALAFFLGMCTFLAVSKNVKTAFGLGIAVVVIQTITVPVNNIIYQHLLKKGALAWAGYPNVDLTFVGLICYIGVIAAMVQILEMTLDRYFPALYNSLGIFLPLITVNCAILGGTLFMVERDYNFAESCVFGFGSGVGWALAIVALAGVREKMKYSDVPPGLRGLGITFITVGLMAMAFMAFSGIQL; from the coding sequence ATGTTTGAACATTATCTGAGCCTGTTTATTAAATGTCTCTTTGTTGAAAACCTGGCGCTGGCATTCTTCCTGGGAATGTGTACCTTCCTGGCGGTTTCTAAAAATGTGAAAACAGCCTTTGGCTTGGGGATTGCGGTTGTCGTGATTCAGACGATTACCGTTCCTGTGAATAACATTATTTATCAGCACCTGTTGAAAAAAGGGGCGCTGGCCTGGGCCGGTTATCCGAATGTCGATTTGACCTTTGTAGGATTGATCTGTTACATCGGCGTGATTGCGGCGATGGTTCAGATTCTGGAAATGACACTCGATCGATATTTCCCCGCACTGTATAACTCTCTGGGGATTTTTCTCCCGCTGATTACTGTAAACTGTGCGATCCTTGGGGGAACGCTGTTCATGGTCGAACGCGATTATAACTTTGCCGAAAGTTGTGTCTTCGGTTTCGGATCAGGAGTCGGCTGGGCTCTGGCGATCGTCGCTTTAGCGGGGGTTCGTGAAAAGATGAAATACAGTGATGTTCCACCTGGCTTACGCGGTCTGGGAATCACCTTTATTACCGTTGGTTTAATGGCGATGGCCTTTATGGCATTCTCCGGAATTCAACTATAA
- a CDS encoding Na(+)-translocating NADH-quinone reductase subunit C — MSRDSIGFTFMVSAALCVACSILVSGAAVGLRGRQELNKENERKKNILSVAGLIKPGESADVRQIYEERVKGIIVDLNTGKVVTDDKELFPEPDQYDQKAAIDNPKMSMEIKPEDDIAGIGRRENYSWVYLINDESGKLTQYVLPVRGKGLWSTMWGFIALETDLTTVAGLTFYEQGETPGLGGEVDNPKWKAQWEGKEVYNKEFEPDIEVIKGSVNPESPNAIHEVDGLSGATITSRGVTHLLDFWLGDLGFRPYLEGIREKGEKK; from the coding sequence ATGTCGCGTGATTCAATTGGATTCACATTTATGGTATCGGCTGCATTATGTGTGGCCTGCTCAATTCTCGTCTCCGGGGCTGCCGTCGGTTTACGCGGTCGCCAGGAGCTGAATAAAGAGAACGAGCGTAAAAAAAACATCCTCTCCGTGGCCGGTTTGATCAAACCGGGTGAGTCTGCTGATGTCAGACAGATTTATGAAGAGCGGGTGAAAGGCATCATTGTCGATCTGAATACGGGAAAGGTCGTCACCGACGACAAAGAACTGTTCCCAGAACCCGATCAATATGATCAGAAGGCAGCGATCGACAATCCTAAAATGAGCATGGAGATCAAGCCTGAAGATGACATTGCCGGGATCGGACGTCGCGAGAATTATTCGTGGGTCTATCTGATCAATGACGAGAGCGGCAAACTCACCCAATATGTTCTGCCGGTCAGAGGAAAAGGTCTTTGGTCCACCATGTGGGGATTCATTGCACTGGAAACGGATTTAACGACAGTTGCTGGTTTGACGTTCTACGAACAGGGTGAAACTCCAGGTTTGGGTGGCGAAGTCGATAATCCCAAGTGGAAAGCACAGTGGGAAGGCAAAGAGGTCTACAACAAAGAATTCGAACCTGATATTGAAGTCATCAAAGGATCGGTGAATCCAGAATCTCCAAATGCGATCCATGAAGTCGATGGCCTCTCGGGGGCAACAATTACATCACGCGGCGTCACTCATCTACTGGATTTCTGGCTGGGTGATTTAGGGTTTAGACCTTATCTCGAAGGCATTCGAGAAAAGGGGGAAAAGAAATAA